The following are encoded together in the Puntigrus tetrazona isolate hp1 unplaced genomic scaffold, ASM1883169v1 S000000513, whole genome shotgun sequence genome:
- the ddx3xb gene encoding DEAD-box helicase 3 X-linked b isoform X6, whose protein sequence is MSHVAVENVHGLDQQLAALDLNSADVQGVTGRRYIPPHLRNKEASKNDSPGGWDNGRSNGFVNGYHDGRDNRMNGGSSFGGRGSMRNDRGGRGGFRGKPSGSYSPIQPMPSAGFGYDNKDAGGWNTPKDTAYNSFGGRSDRGKSSFFNDRGSSSRGRYERGGFGGGGNSRWVEDSRDDEDWSKPLPPNERVEHELFSGSNTGINFEKYDDIPVEATGHNCPQHIESFHDVDMGEIIMGNITLSRYTRPTPVQKHAIPIIKTKRDLMACAQTGSGKTAAFLLPVLSQIYTDGPGEALQAMKNSAQENGKYGRRKQYPISLVLAPTRELALQIYDEARKFAYRSHVRPCVVYGGADIGQQIRDLERGCHLLVATPGRLVDMMERGKIGLDYCNYLVLDEADRMLDMGFEPQIRRIVEQDTMPPKGLRQTMMFSATFPKEIQILARDFLEDYIFLAVGRVGSTSENITQKVVWVEENDKRSFLLDLLNATAIPNEVQDSTGENIEKPGKDSLTLVFVETKKGADALEDFLYREGYACTSIHGDRSQRDREEALHQFRSGRCPILVATAVAARGLDISNVKHVINFDLPSDIEEYVHRIGRTGRVGNLGLATSFFNDKNGNITKDLLDILVEAKQEVPSWLESLAYEHQHKSSNRGRSKRFSGGFGARDYRQTSNSTSSGGFGSRGGRNTGGHGGNRGFGGGKGGFGNFYSSDGYGGNYSQVDWWGN, encoded by the exons ATGAGTCATGTGGCCGTCGAGAATGTGCACGGTCTAGACCAGCAG CTCGCTGCCCTAGACTTGAACTCCGCTGATGTTCAAGGAGTCACTGGAA GGCGTTACATTCCACCTCATTTAAGGAACAAAGAAGCTTCCAAAAATG ATTCTCCCGGAGGATGGGATAACGGACGCAGCAATGGCTTTGTGAACGGCTACCACGATGGCCGAGACAACCGCATGAATGGCGGCAGCAGCTTCGGAGGCCGTGGCTCCATGCGCAACGATCGCGGAGGAAGAGGAGGCTTCAGAGGTAAACCCAGCGGCTCCTACAGCCCCATCCAGCCCATGCCGAGCGCAG GGTTTGGTTATGACAATAAAGATGCTGGTGGGTGGAACACCCCGAAAGACACTGCCTACAACAGCTTCGGTGGCCGCTCCGACAGGGGCAAGTCCTCCTTCTTCAATGACCGCGGGTCTTCATCCAGGGGCCG GTACGAGCGTGGCGGCTTCGGCGGCGGAGGGAACAGTCGATGGGTGGAGGACTCGAGAGACGATGAAGATTGGTCCAAACCGCTGCCTCCCAATGAGCGCGTGGAACA TGAGCTCTTCTCTGGAAGCAACACAGGGATTAACTTTGAAAAATATGATGACATTCCTGTTGAAGCCACAGGCCACAACTGCCCACAACACATTGAGAGT TTCCATGATGTAGATATGGGGGAGATCATTATGGGTAATATAACCCTGAGCCGTTACACACGGCCCACCCCGGTCCAGAAGCATGCGATTCCCATCATCAAGACGAAGAGAGACCTGATGGCGTGTGCTCAGACAG GTTCTGGTAAGACCGCAGCCTTCCTGTTGCCAGTTCTGAGCCAGATATACACTGATGGACCAGGAGAGGCGCTGCAGGCCATGAAAAACAGTGCACAG GAAAATGGCAAATATGGCCGCCGTAAGCAGTATCCCATTTCACTGGTCTTAGCCCCAACCAGGGAACTGGCTCTCCAGATCTACGATGAGGCCAGGAAG TTTGCGTACCGCTCTCATGTGCGGCCCTGTGTGGTGTACGGAGGCGCTGATATCGGTCAGCAGATTCGTGATCTGGAGAGAGGCTGTCATCTGCTGGTGGCCACTCCGGGGCGTCTGGTGGACATGATGGAGCGGGGCAAGATCGGCCTGGACTACTGCAA TTATTTGGTGCTGGATGAAGCAGACAGGATGTTGGACATGGGCTTCGAACCACAGATTCGTCGTATCGTTGAGCAGGACACCATGCCTCCCAAAGGGCTTCGTCAGACTATGATGTTCAGCGCCACCTTCCCCAAGGAGATCCAG atCTTGGCTCGTGACTTCCTGGAGGACTATATTTTCTTGGCTGTGGGCAGGGTTGGATCTACTTCAGAGAATATCACCCAGAAGGTGGTGTGGGTTGAAGAAAATGACAAGAGGTCCTTTCTGCTCGACTTGCTCAATGCCACAG CCATTCCGAATGAGGTTCAGGACAGTACGGGGGAGAACATAGAAAAACCTG GTAAAGACTCTTTGACTTTGGTGTTTGTTGAGACCAAGAAGGGCGCAGATGCTCTGGAGGACTTCCTGTACCGCGAGGGCTACGCCTGCACCAGTATTCATGGTGACCGGTCCCAGAGAGACCGCGAGGAAGCGCTCCATCAGTTCCGCTCGGGGAGATGCCCTATCTTAGTAGCCACAGCT GTGGCTGCTCGTGGTCTGGACATCTCCAACGTGAAACACGTCATTAACTTTGACCTGCCTAGCGACATCGAGGAGTACGTCCACCGCATCGGGCGCACCGGTCGCGTGGGCAACCTGG GTCTTGCCACATCATTCTTCAATGATAAGAATGGCAACATCACCAAGGATCTGCTGGACATCTTGGTGGAAGCCAAACAGGAAGTGCCCTCCTGGCTGGAGAGTCTAGCCTATGAGCACCAGCACAAGAGCAGCAACCGTGGCCGCTCCAAGAG GTTCTCTGGTGGTTTTGGTGCCAGAGACTACCGTCAGACCAGCAACAGCACCAGCAGCGGAGGCTTCGGGAGTCGTGGCGGCCGAAACACCGGCGGTCACGGCGGAAACCGTGGATTTGGCGGTGGTAAGG GTGGCTTTGGTAACTTCTACAGCAGTGACGGCTATGGAGGAAACTATTCCCAGGTGGACTGGTGGGGAAACTAA
- the ddx3xb gene encoding DEAD-box helicase 3 X-linked b isoform X4 — translation MSHVAVENVHGLDQQLAALDLNSADVQGVTGRRYIPPHLRNKEASKNAGAFSSGRQSGYSVAPGRSYSPGGWDNGRSNGFVNGYHDGRDNRMNGGSSFGGRGSMRNDRGGRGGFRGFGYDNKDAGGWNTPKDTAYNSFGGRSDRGKSSFFNDRGSSSRGRYERGGFGGGGNSRWVEDSRDDEDWSKPLPPNERVEHELFSGSNTGINFEKYDDIPVEATGHNCPQHIESFHDVDMGEIIMGNITLSRYTRPTPVQKHAIPIIKTKRDLMACAQTGSGKTAAFLLPVLSQIYTDGPGEALQAMKNSAQENGKYGRRKQYPISLVLAPTRELALQIYDEARKFAYRSHVRPCVVYGGADIGQQIRDLERGCHLLVATPGRLVDMMERGKIGLDYCNYLVLDEADRMLDMGFEPQIRRIVEQDTMPPKGLRQTMMFSATFPKEIQILARDFLEDYIFLAVGRVGSTSENITQKVVWVEENDKRSFLLDLLNATAIPNEVQDSTGENIEKPGKDSLTLVFVETKKGADALEDFLYREGYACTSIHGDRSQRDREEALHQFRSGRCPILVATAVAARGLDISNVKHVINFDLPSDIEEYVHRIGRTGRVGNLGLATSFFNDKNGNITKDLLDILVEAKQEVPSWLESLAYEHQHKSSNRGRSKRFSGGFGARDYRQTSNSTSSGGFGSRGGRNTGGHGGNRGFGGGKGGFGNFYSSDGYGGNYSQVDWWGN, via the exons ATGAGTCATGTGGCCGTCGAGAATGTGCACGGTCTAGACCAGCAG CTCGCTGCCCTAGACTTGAACTCCGCTGATGTTCAAGGAGTCACTGGAA GGCGTTACATTCCACCTCATTTAAGGAACAAAGAAGCTTCCAAAAATG cagGAGCTTTTTCCTCTGGTAGACAGAGCGGTTACTCAGTGGCACCAGGAAGGAGCT ATTCTCCCGGAGGATGGGATAACGGACGCAGCAATGGCTTTGTGAACGGCTACCACGATGGCCGAGACAACCGCATGAATGGCGGCAGCAGCTTCGGAGGCCGTGGCTCCATGCGCAACGATCGCGGAGGAAGAGGAGGCTTCAGAG GGTTTGGTTATGACAATAAAGATGCTGGTGGGTGGAACACCCCGAAAGACACTGCCTACAACAGCTTCGGTGGCCGCTCCGACAGGGGCAAGTCCTCCTTCTTCAATGACCGCGGGTCTTCATCCAGGGGCCG GTACGAGCGTGGCGGCTTCGGCGGCGGAGGGAACAGTCGATGGGTGGAGGACTCGAGAGACGATGAAGATTGGTCCAAACCGCTGCCTCCCAATGAGCGCGTGGAACA TGAGCTCTTCTCTGGAAGCAACACAGGGATTAACTTTGAAAAATATGATGACATTCCTGTTGAAGCCACAGGCCACAACTGCCCACAACACATTGAGAGT TTCCATGATGTAGATATGGGGGAGATCATTATGGGTAATATAACCCTGAGCCGTTACACACGGCCCACCCCGGTCCAGAAGCATGCGATTCCCATCATCAAGACGAAGAGAGACCTGATGGCGTGTGCTCAGACAG GTTCTGGTAAGACCGCAGCCTTCCTGTTGCCAGTTCTGAGCCAGATATACACTGATGGACCAGGAGAGGCGCTGCAGGCCATGAAAAACAGTGCACAG GAAAATGGCAAATATGGCCGCCGTAAGCAGTATCCCATTTCACTGGTCTTAGCCCCAACCAGGGAACTGGCTCTCCAGATCTACGATGAGGCCAGGAAG TTTGCGTACCGCTCTCATGTGCGGCCCTGTGTGGTGTACGGAGGCGCTGATATCGGTCAGCAGATTCGTGATCTGGAGAGAGGCTGTCATCTGCTGGTGGCCACTCCGGGGCGTCTGGTGGACATGATGGAGCGGGGCAAGATCGGCCTGGACTACTGCAA TTATTTGGTGCTGGATGAAGCAGACAGGATGTTGGACATGGGCTTCGAACCACAGATTCGTCGTATCGTTGAGCAGGACACCATGCCTCCCAAAGGGCTTCGTCAGACTATGATGTTCAGCGCCACCTTCCCCAAGGAGATCCAG atCTTGGCTCGTGACTTCCTGGAGGACTATATTTTCTTGGCTGTGGGCAGGGTTGGATCTACTTCAGAGAATATCACCCAGAAGGTGGTGTGGGTTGAAGAAAATGACAAGAGGTCCTTTCTGCTCGACTTGCTCAATGCCACAG CCATTCCGAATGAGGTTCAGGACAGTACGGGGGAGAACATAGAAAAACCTG GTAAAGACTCTTTGACTTTGGTGTTTGTTGAGACCAAGAAGGGCGCAGATGCTCTGGAGGACTTCCTGTACCGCGAGGGCTACGCCTGCACCAGTATTCATGGTGACCGGTCCCAGAGAGACCGCGAGGAAGCGCTCCATCAGTTCCGCTCGGGGAGATGCCCTATCTTAGTAGCCACAGCT GTGGCTGCTCGTGGTCTGGACATCTCCAACGTGAAACACGTCATTAACTTTGACCTGCCTAGCGACATCGAGGAGTACGTCCACCGCATCGGGCGCACCGGTCGCGTGGGCAACCTGG GTCTTGCCACATCATTCTTCAATGATAAGAATGGCAACATCACCAAGGATCTGCTGGACATCTTGGTGGAAGCCAAACAGGAAGTGCCCTCCTGGCTGGAGAGTCTAGCCTATGAGCACCAGCACAAGAGCAGCAACCGTGGCCGCTCCAAGAG GTTCTCTGGTGGTTTTGGTGCCAGAGACTACCGTCAGACCAGCAACAGCACCAGCAGCGGAGGCTTCGGGAGTCGTGGCGGCCGAAACACCGGCGGTCACGGCGGAAACCGTGGATTTGGCGGTGGTAAGG GTGGCTTTGGTAACTTCTACAGCAGTGACGGCTATGGAGGAAACTATTCCCAGGTGGACTGGTGGGGAAACTAA
- the ddx3xb gene encoding DEAD-box helicase 3 X-linked b isoform X7, with translation MSHVAVENVHGLDQQLAALDLNSADVQGVTGRRYIPPHLRNKEASKNAGAFSSGRQSGYSVAPGRSYSPGGWDNGRSNGFVNGYHDGRDNRMNGGSSFGGRGSMRNDRGGRGGFRGKPSGSYSPIQPMPSAGFGYDNKDAGGWNTPKDTAYNSFGGRSDRGKSSFFNDRGSSSRGRYERGGFGGGGNSRWVEDSRDDEDWSKPLPPNERVEHELFSGSNTGINFEKYDDIPVEATGHNCPQHIESFHDVDMGEIIMGNITLSRYTRPTPVQKHAIPIIKTKRDLMACAQTGSGKTAAFLLPVLSQIYTDGPGEALQAMKNSAQENGKYGRRKQYPISLVLAPTRELALQIYDEARKFAYRSHVRPCVVYGGADIGQQIRDLERGCHLLVATPGRLVDMMERGKIGLDYCNYLVLDEADRMLDMGFEPQIRRIVEQDTMPPKGLRQTMMFSATFPKEIQILARDFLEDYIFLAVGRVGSTSENITQKVVWVEENDKRSFLLDLLNATGKDSLTLVFVETKKGADALEDFLYREGYACTSIHGDRSQRDREEALHQFRSGRCPILVATAVAARGLDISNVKHVINFDLPSDIEEYVHRIGRTGRVGNLGLATSFFNDKNGNITKDLLDILVEAKQEVPSWLESLAYEHQHKSSNRGRSKRFSGGFGARDYRQTSNSTSSGGFGSRGGRNTGGHGGNRGFGGGGFGNFYSSDGYGGNYSQVDWWGN, from the exons ATGAGTCATGTGGCCGTCGAGAATGTGCACGGTCTAGACCAGCAG CTCGCTGCCCTAGACTTGAACTCCGCTGATGTTCAAGGAGTCACTGGAA GGCGTTACATTCCACCTCATTTAAGGAACAAAGAAGCTTCCAAAAATG cagGAGCTTTTTCCTCTGGTAGACAGAGCGGTTACTCAGTGGCACCAGGAAGGAGCT ATTCTCCCGGAGGATGGGATAACGGACGCAGCAATGGCTTTGTGAACGGCTACCACGATGGCCGAGACAACCGCATGAATGGCGGCAGCAGCTTCGGAGGCCGTGGCTCCATGCGCAACGATCGCGGAGGAAGAGGAGGCTTCAGAGGTAAACCCAGCGGCTCCTACAGCCCCATCCAGCCCATGCCGAGCGCAG GGTTTGGTTATGACAATAAAGATGCTGGTGGGTGGAACACCCCGAAAGACACTGCCTACAACAGCTTCGGTGGCCGCTCCGACAGGGGCAAGTCCTCCTTCTTCAATGACCGCGGGTCTTCATCCAGGGGCCG GTACGAGCGTGGCGGCTTCGGCGGCGGAGGGAACAGTCGATGGGTGGAGGACTCGAGAGACGATGAAGATTGGTCCAAACCGCTGCCTCCCAATGAGCGCGTGGAACA TGAGCTCTTCTCTGGAAGCAACACAGGGATTAACTTTGAAAAATATGATGACATTCCTGTTGAAGCCACAGGCCACAACTGCCCACAACACATTGAGAGT TTCCATGATGTAGATATGGGGGAGATCATTATGGGTAATATAACCCTGAGCCGTTACACACGGCCCACCCCGGTCCAGAAGCATGCGATTCCCATCATCAAGACGAAGAGAGACCTGATGGCGTGTGCTCAGACAG GTTCTGGTAAGACCGCAGCCTTCCTGTTGCCAGTTCTGAGCCAGATATACACTGATGGACCAGGAGAGGCGCTGCAGGCCATGAAAAACAGTGCACAG GAAAATGGCAAATATGGCCGCCGTAAGCAGTATCCCATTTCACTGGTCTTAGCCCCAACCAGGGAACTGGCTCTCCAGATCTACGATGAGGCCAGGAAG TTTGCGTACCGCTCTCATGTGCGGCCCTGTGTGGTGTACGGAGGCGCTGATATCGGTCAGCAGATTCGTGATCTGGAGAGAGGCTGTCATCTGCTGGTGGCCACTCCGGGGCGTCTGGTGGACATGATGGAGCGGGGCAAGATCGGCCTGGACTACTGCAA TTATTTGGTGCTGGATGAAGCAGACAGGATGTTGGACATGGGCTTCGAACCACAGATTCGTCGTATCGTTGAGCAGGACACCATGCCTCCCAAAGGGCTTCGTCAGACTATGATGTTCAGCGCCACCTTCCCCAAGGAGATCCAG atCTTGGCTCGTGACTTCCTGGAGGACTATATTTTCTTGGCTGTGGGCAGGGTTGGATCTACTTCAGAGAATATCACCCAGAAGGTGGTGTGGGTTGAAGAAAATGACAAGAGGTCCTTTCTGCTCGACTTGCTCAATGCCACAG GTAAAGACTCTTTGACTTTGGTGTTTGTTGAGACCAAGAAGGGCGCAGATGCTCTGGAGGACTTCCTGTACCGCGAGGGCTACGCCTGCACCAGTATTCATGGTGACCGGTCCCAGAGAGACCGCGAGGAAGCGCTCCATCAGTTCCGCTCGGGGAGATGCCCTATCTTAGTAGCCACAGCT GTGGCTGCTCGTGGTCTGGACATCTCCAACGTGAAACACGTCATTAACTTTGACCTGCCTAGCGACATCGAGGAGTACGTCCACCGCATCGGGCGCACCGGTCGCGTGGGCAACCTGG GTCTTGCCACATCATTCTTCAATGATAAGAATGGCAACATCACCAAGGATCTGCTGGACATCTTGGTGGAAGCCAAACAGGAAGTGCCCTCCTGGCTGGAGAGTCTAGCCTATGAGCACCAGCACAAGAGCAGCAACCGTGGCCGCTCCAAGAG GTTCTCTGGTGGTTTTGGTGCCAGAGACTACCGTCAGACCAGCAACAGCACCAGCAGCGGAGGCTTCGGGAGTCGTGGCGGCCGAAACACCGGCGGTCACGGCGGAAACCGTGGATTTGGCGGTG GTGGCTTTGGTAACTTCTACAGCAGTGACGGCTATGGAGGAAACTATTCCCAGGTGGACTGGTGGGGAAACTAA
- the ddx3xb gene encoding DEAD-box helicase 3 X-linked b isoform X3, giving the protein MSHVAVENVHGLDQQLAALDLNSADVQGVTGRRYIPPHLRNKEASKNAGAFSSGRQSGYSVAPGRSYSPGGWDNGRSNGFVNGYHDGRDNRMNGGSSFGGRGSMRNDRGGRGGFRGKPSGSYSPIQPMPSAGFGYDNKDAGGWNTPKDTAYNSFGGRSDRGKSSFFNDRGSSSRGRYERGGFGGGGNSRWVEDSRDDEDWSKPLPPNERVEHELFSGSNTGINFEKYDDIPVEATGHNCPQHIESFHDVDMGEIIMGNITLSRYTRPTPVQKHAIPIIKTKRDLMACAQTGSGKTAAFLLPVLSQIYTDGPGEALQAMKNSAQENGKYGRRKQYPISLVLAPTRELALQIYDEARKFAYRSHVRPCVVYGGADIGQQIRDLERGCHLLVATPGRLVDMMERGKIGLDYCNYLVLDEADRMLDMGFEPQIRRIVEQDTMPPKGLRQTMMFSATFPKEIQILARDFLEDYIFLAVGRVGSTSENITQKVVWVEENDKRSFLLDLLNATAIPNEVQDSTGENIEKPGKDSLTLVFVETKKGADALEDFLYREGYACTSIHGDRSQRDREEALHQFRSGRCPILVATAVAARGLDISNVKHVINFDLPSDIEEYVHRIGRTGRVGNLGLATSFFNDKNGNITKDLLDILVEAKQEVPSWLESLAYEHQHKSSNRGRSKRFSGGFGARDYRQTSNSTSSGGFGSRGGRNTGGHGGNRGFGGGGFGNFYSSDGYGGNYSQVDWWGN; this is encoded by the exons ATGAGTCATGTGGCCGTCGAGAATGTGCACGGTCTAGACCAGCAG CTCGCTGCCCTAGACTTGAACTCCGCTGATGTTCAAGGAGTCACTGGAA GGCGTTACATTCCACCTCATTTAAGGAACAAAGAAGCTTCCAAAAATG cagGAGCTTTTTCCTCTGGTAGACAGAGCGGTTACTCAGTGGCACCAGGAAGGAGCT ATTCTCCCGGAGGATGGGATAACGGACGCAGCAATGGCTTTGTGAACGGCTACCACGATGGCCGAGACAACCGCATGAATGGCGGCAGCAGCTTCGGAGGCCGTGGCTCCATGCGCAACGATCGCGGAGGAAGAGGAGGCTTCAGAGGTAAACCCAGCGGCTCCTACAGCCCCATCCAGCCCATGCCGAGCGCAG GGTTTGGTTATGACAATAAAGATGCTGGTGGGTGGAACACCCCGAAAGACACTGCCTACAACAGCTTCGGTGGCCGCTCCGACAGGGGCAAGTCCTCCTTCTTCAATGACCGCGGGTCTTCATCCAGGGGCCG GTACGAGCGTGGCGGCTTCGGCGGCGGAGGGAACAGTCGATGGGTGGAGGACTCGAGAGACGATGAAGATTGGTCCAAACCGCTGCCTCCCAATGAGCGCGTGGAACA TGAGCTCTTCTCTGGAAGCAACACAGGGATTAACTTTGAAAAATATGATGACATTCCTGTTGAAGCCACAGGCCACAACTGCCCACAACACATTGAGAGT TTCCATGATGTAGATATGGGGGAGATCATTATGGGTAATATAACCCTGAGCCGTTACACACGGCCCACCCCGGTCCAGAAGCATGCGATTCCCATCATCAAGACGAAGAGAGACCTGATGGCGTGTGCTCAGACAG GTTCTGGTAAGACCGCAGCCTTCCTGTTGCCAGTTCTGAGCCAGATATACACTGATGGACCAGGAGAGGCGCTGCAGGCCATGAAAAACAGTGCACAG GAAAATGGCAAATATGGCCGCCGTAAGCAGTATCCCATTTCACTGGTCTTAGCCCCAACCAGGGAACTGGCTCTCCAGATCTACGATGAGGCCAGGAAG TTTGCGTACCGCTCTCATGTGCGGCCCTGTGTGGTGTACGGAGGCGCTGATATCGGTCAGCAGATTCGTGATCTGGAGAGAGGCTGTCATCTGCTGGTGGCCACTCCGGGGCGTCTGGTGGACATGATGGAGCGGGGCAAGATCGGCCTGGACTACTGCAA TTATTTGGTGCTGGATGAAGCAGACAGGATGTTGGACATGGGCTTCGAACCACAGATTCGTCGTATCGTTGAGCAGGACACCATGCCTCCCAAAGGGCTTCGTCAGACTATGATGTTCAGCGCCACCTTCCCCAAGGAGATCCAG atCTTGGCTCGTGACTTCCTGGAGGACTATATTTTCTTGGCTGTGGGCAGGGTTGGATCTACTTCAGAGAATATCACCCAGAAGGTGGTGTGGGTTGAAGAAAATGACAAGAGGTCCTTTCTGCTCGACTTGCTCAATGCCACAG CCATTCCGAATGAGGTTCAGGACAGTACGGGGGAGAACATAGAAAAACCTG GTAAAGACTCTTTGACTTTGGTGTTTGTTGAGACCAAGAAGGGCGCAGATGCTCTGGAGGACTTCCTGTACCGCGAGGGCTACGCCTGCACCAGTATTCATGGTGACCGGTCCCAGAGAGACCGCGAGGAAGCGCTCCATCAGTTCCGCTCGGGGAGATGCCCTATCTTAGTAGCCACAGCT GTGGCTGCTCGTGGTCTGGACATCTCCAACGTGAAACACGTCATTAACTTTGACCTGCCTAGCGACATCGAGGAGTACGTCCACCGCATCGGGCGCACCGGTCGCGTGGGCAACCTGG GTCTTGCCACATCATTCTTCAATGATAAGAATGGCAACATCACCAAGGATCTGCTGGACATCTTGGTGGAAGCCAAACAGGAAGTGCCCTCCTGGCTGGAGAGTCTAGCCTATGAGCACCAGCACAAGAGCAGCAACCGTGGCCGCTCCAAGAG GTTCTCTGGTGGTTTTGGTGCCAGAGACTACCGTCAGACCAGCAACAGCACCAGCAGCGGAGGCTTCGGGAGTCGTGGCGGCCGAAACACCGGCGGTCACGGCGGAAACCGTGGATTTGGCGGTG GTGGCTTTGGTAACTTCTACAGCAGTGACGGCTATGGAGGAAACTATTCCCAGGTGGACTGGTGGGGAAACTAA
- the ddx3xb gene encoding DEAD-box helicase 3 X-linked b isoform X5 has protein sequence MSHVAVENVHGLDQQLAALDLNSADVQGVTGRRYIPPHLRNKEASKNAGAFSSGRQSGYSVAPGRSYSPGGWDNGRSNGFVNGYHDGRDNRMNGGSSFGGRGSMRNDRGGRGGFRGKPSGSYSPIQPMPSAGFGYDNKDAGGWNTPKDTAYNSFGGRSDRGKSSFFNDRGSSSRGRYERGGFGGGGNSRWVEDSRDDEDWSKPLPPNERVEHELFSGSNTGINFEKYDDIPVEATGHNCPQHIESFHDVDMGEIIMGNITLSRYTRPTPVQKHAIPIIKTKRDLMACAQTGSGKTAAFLLPVLSQIYTDGPGEALQAMKNSAQENGKYGRRKQYPISLVLAPTRELALQIYDEARKFAYRSHVRPCVVYGGADIGQQIRDLERGCHLLVATPGRLVDMMERGKIGLDYCNYLVLDEADRMLDMGFEPQIRRIVEQDTMPPKGLRQTMMFSATFPKEIQILARDFLEDYIFLAVGRVGSTSENITQKVVWVEENDKRSFLLDLLNATGKDSLTLVFVETKKGADALEDFLYREGYACTSIHGDRSQRDREEALHQFRSGRCPILVATAVAARGLDISNVKHVINFDLPSDIEEYVHRIGRTGRVGNLGLATSFFNDKNGNITKDLLDILVEAKQEVPSWLESLAYEHQHKSSNRGRSKRFSGGFGARDYRQTSNSTSSGGFGSRGGRNTGGHGGNRGFGGGKGGFGNFYSSDGYGGNYSQVDWWGN, from the exons ATGAGTCATGTGGCCGTCGAGAATGTGCACGGTCTAGACCAGCAG CTCGCTGCCCTAGACTTGAACTCCGCTGATGTTCAAGGAGTCACTGGAA GGCGTTACATTCCACCTCATTTAAGGAACAAAGAAGCTTCCAAAAATG cagGAGCTTTTTCCTCTGGTAGACAGAGCGGTTACTCAGTGGCACCAGGAAGGAGCT ATTCTCCCGGAGGATGGGATAACGGACGCAGCAATGGCTTTGTGAACGGCTACCACGATGGCCGAGACAACCGCATGAATGGCGGCAGCAGCTTCGGAGGCCGTGGCTCCATGCGCAACGATCGCGGAGGAAGAGGAGGCTTCAGAGGTAAACCCAGCGGCTCCTACAGCCCCATCCAGCCCATGCCGAGCGCAG GGTTTGGTTATGACAATAAAGATGCTGGTGGGTGGAACACCCCGAAAGACACTGCCTACAACAGCTTCGGTGGCCGCTCCGACAGGGGCAAGTCCTCCTTCTTCAATGACCGCGGGTCTTCATCCAGGGGCCG GTACGAGCGTGGCGGCTTCGGCGGCGGAGGGAACAGTCGATGGGTGGAGGACTCGAGAGACGATGAAGATTGGTCCAAACCGCTGCCTCCCAATGAGCGCGTGGAACA TGAGCTCTTCTCTGGAAGCAACACAGGGATTAACTTTGAAAAATATGATGACATTCCTGTTGAAGCCACAGGCCACAACTGCCCACAACACATTGAGAGT TTCCATGATGTAGATATGGGGGAGATCATTATGGGTAATATAACCCTGAGCCGTTACACACGGCCCACCCCGGTCCAGAAGCATGCGATTCCCATCATCAAGACGAAGAGAGACCTGATGGCGTGTGCTCAGACAG GTTCTGGTAAGACCGCAGCCTTCCTGTTGCCAGTTCTGAGCCAGATATACACTGATGGACCAGGAGAGGCGCTGCAGGCCATGAAAAACAGTGCACAG GAAAATGGCAAATATGGCCGCCGTAAGCAGTATCCCATTTCACTGGTCTTAGCCCCAACCAGGGAACTGGCTCTCCAGATCTACGATGAGGCCAGGAAG TTTGCGTACCGCTCTCATGTGCGGCCCTGTGTGGTGTACGGAGGCGCTGATATCGGTCAGCAGATTCGTGATCTGGAGAGAGGCTGTCATCTGCTGGTGGCCACTCCGGGGCGTCTGGTGGACATGATGGAGCGGGGCAAGATCGGCCTGGACTACTGCAA TTATTTGGTGCTGGATGAAGCAGACAGGATGTTGGACATGGGCTTCGAACCACAGATTCGTCGTATCGTTGAGCAGGACACCATGCCTCCCAAAGGGCTTCGTCAGACTATGATGTTCAGCGCCACCTTCCCCAAGGAGATCCAG atCTTGGCTCGTGACTTCCTGGAGGACTATATTTTCTTGGCTGTGGGCAGGGTTGGATCTACTTCAGAGAATATCACCCAGAAGGTGGTGTGGGTTGAAGAAAATGACAAGAGGTCCTTTCTGCTCGACTTGCTCAATGCCACAG GTAAAGACTCTTTGACTTTGGTGTTTGTTGAGACCAAGAAGGGCGCAGATGCTCTGGAGGACTTCCTGTACCGCGAGGGCTACGCCTGCACCAGTATTCATGGTGACCGGTCCCAGAGAGACCGCGAGGAAGCGCTCCATCAGTTCCGCTCGGGGAGATGCCCTATCTTAGTAGCCACAGCT GTGGCTGCTCGTGGTCTGGACATCTCCAACGTGAAACACGTCATTAACTTTGACCTGCCTAGCGACATCGAGGAGTACGTCCACCGCATCGGGCGCACCGGTCGCGTGGGCAACCTGG GTCTTGCCACATCATTCTTCAATGATAAGAATGGCAACATCACCAAGGATCTGCTGGACATCTTGGTGGAAGCCAAACAGGAAGTGCCCTCCTGGCTGGAGAGTCTAGCCTATGAGCACCAGCACAAGAGCAGCAACCGTGGCCGCTCCAAGAG GTTCTCTGGTGGTTTTGGTGCCAGAGACTACCGTCAGACCAGCAACAGCACCAGCAGCGGAGGCTTCGGGAGTCGTGGCGGCCGAAACACCGGCGGTCACGGCGGAAACCGTGGATTTGGCGGTGGTAAGG GTGGCTTTGGTAACTTCTACAGCAGTGACGGCTATGGAGGAAACTATTCCCAGGTGGACTGGTGGGGAAACTAA